AGCGGACTGGCAGCTGCGGTGGTTCACGCCGGTCGCCGAGGTGGACATGTGCGGGCACGCCACACTGGCCACCGCGCACGTCCTGTTCGACTCGGGCGCCGTCGACGGCGAGGTGCGGTTCGCGACCCGCAGCGGCACCCTCACCACCGCCCGGCATCCGGACGGCTCGTACGGAATGGATTTCCCGGCGGCCCCGCTCACCGCGGCGACCGCGCCCGAAGGGCTCGCCGAAGCGCTCGGCGCCGATCCGGTGTCCGTGCAGGACACCGGGCCGTACGTCGGCGACCTCCTGGTCGAACTCGCCGACGAGAGCACGGTGCGCGGCCTCGGCCCCGACTTCCGCGCCCTGGCCGCGTACTCACGACGCGGCGTCATCGCCACCGCACGGGCCGATGCGCCGGGCCGCGGCTACGACTACGTCTCCCGCTGCTTCTTCCCCAACGTCGGCGTGGACGAGGACCCGGTGACCGGCAGCGCGCACACCGCGCTCGCCCCGTACTGGGCACACCGCCTGGGCAACGTCCTGCTCACCGGCCTCCAGGCGTCCGCGCGCTCCGGCCTGGTGCGCACCGAACTGCGCGGTGAGCGCGTGCTGTTGACCGGCCACGCGGTCACCGTCATCGACGGGGAACTGCACGCCTGAGCCTCACGGCCCGGCCGTCGGCACCCTCGGGCGCGCGATGTCCGGGCCGGACCGGGTCAGGCGGTCGGCAGCCAGTCCACCCGGCCCGCGAGCAGCCCGTATCCGACGAAGGCACCGATGTCGAGCAGGGAGTGGGCCACGACGAGCGGGCCGACCCGGCCCCAGCGGCGGTAGAGCAGCACGAAGACCACACCCATGACCATGTTCCCGATGAAGCCGCCGATGCCCTGGTAGAGGTGGTACGAGCCGCGCAGCACCGAACTCGCGGCCAGCGCCTTCGTCGGCGACCAGCCCAACTGCCCGAGCCGGTGCAGCAGGTAGCCGACGACGATGACCTCCTCGACGACGGCGTTCTGGATCGCGGACAGGATCAGGACCGGGTACTTCCACCACACGTCGGGCAGATCCTCGGGCACCACGGTGAGGTTGAAGCCGACGCCGCGGGCGGCGAGATAGAAGGCGATGCCGGTACTGCCGATCACGGCGGCGACACAGGCTCCGCGCAGGAGGTCGGGTGTGGGCCGGGTGCGGTCGAAGCCGAGCGCGCGCAGCCCGCTCCCCTCACGCAAAAGCAGATGCGCGACCAGTGCCACGGGCACCAGAGCGGTGGTGATCCCGAACAGCTGCCAGGCGAGGTCCAGCCACGGACGGCCGGGCGCGGCAGAAGAGTTGAGGGTGGCCGCCTGGTCCTTGAGACCACCCGGCTTTGTGACCGAGCCCACGAAGCTGACCAGTGCGGACACCGCACTCGCGCCGAGTGACAGCGCGAGTACGAGCAGTGTTTCCTGCCGTAGGACACTCCTTGATCGGCCTTCTCGTGGAAAGAAATCGGCCACCGGATCATCCTTCGACCGCACTCGCGCCTCCAGTTGAGCAAACCACCCTCACACCCTTCACTCGTCCCGCTACCCTCGCGAACAGACTTGCGAAGATCGCGTACGACAAGCAGAGGGAAACCGCCGTCCGGGCATTCCCGTCCCTCCCTTGACCGGCACGCGAATGAGGCTTGGCCAGGAAGGCGCAGCAACGCCATGGGACGTCACAACCTGCCCGAAGAGTACGGTGCGGAACCAACCCCGCCACATCCGGGCGCACGCCGACGCTACGTGGCGATCGCCGCGGCGCTGGTCCTGAGCATCACCGCCGCCGGCGTGGTCTCCTACCAGAGCGGCTGGCTGTCGAGCAGTTCCTGCACGGACGAAGCCGTACGTCTGGACGTGGTGGCCGCCCCCGACGTGGCCCCCGCCCTGCGCGAAGCCGCGGACTACTCCCGCGAGCAGGAGATCAAGTCGGACGGCCACTGCATGGACATCCACATCACGGCCCAGGACTCGTACCGGACGGCCAATGATCTGCACAGCGCCAAGAAGCCCCCGAAGTACGAGGTCTGGGTGCCCGATTCGCAGATGTGGGTGCAGGGCGTCCAGGGAGTCGACGGCACCGGGGGCACCGGCACCGGTGTGGTGCAGCTGACCCCGGCCGGAAATGTCGCCGCGTCACCGCTGGCGATGGCGGCCCGCCCGGAGAAGGCGGAGCAGCTCGGCTGGCCCGACAAGACGTACTCCTGGAGCGAGTTGGCGGACAGTTCGCTCAAGAAGGGCGGCCTGCGGCTGAGTCTGCCCGACCCGGGGCGCAGCGCGACCGGCCTGTTCGCGATGTCCCGGCTCGCCATGTCCGAGGGCAAGCCGGGCGGCAAGCCCGACAAGCAACGCGAGGCACGCGGCGCGACGTTCGCCAAGTACCTCCGCGACCACGTGGCCGATCCCGCGACCGAGGTTCTCGACACCCTGGCCGGTCCGGAGGACGACGGGAAGCGCGCCACCGAGGCGCTGATCGTCTCCGAGCAGGCCGCCTTCCGCCACAACGCGAAGGCCAAGTCCGACGGCGACGTCAACCTGTTCCACCCCGAGGACGGTTCGCCACAGCTCGACTACCCGTACACCCTGGTCGACGAGCCCTCGATGACCACGGACGAGTCCCGCGCCGCGCTGCGTTTCATGACCCTGCTCGGCGAGGAGGAAGGGCGGCGCATCCTGCGTGAGCAGGGCTTCCGCACCAGCGTCGGCGGTTCGGCCACCACCGTGGCCACGGCGGCCGGAAGCCGTTCGCCGCAGCCGTACGACGACGAGGACGCCACCCAGCCGAGCCCCGGCGACCTCCAGGAGTCGCTCGGCATGTGGACCATCACCGTCAAGAGTGTGCGTCTGACGAGCCTTGCCGACGTCTCCAGTTCGATGGCGCAGATCGTGCCCGAGAAGGGCCTGCCCCGGCTGACGCTCACCAAGAACTCGTTCCTGGAAG
This is a stretch of genomic DNA from Streptomyces sp. NA04227. It encodes these proteins:
- a CDS encoding PhzF family phenazine biosynthesis protein — translated: MRIRIVDAFTDRPFAGNPAGVVLLDAFPDDAWMQRVAAEVNLSETAFAHPDAGGSGADWQLRWFTPVAEVDMCGHATLATAHVLFDSGAVDGEVRFATRSGTLTTARHPDGSYGMDFPAAPLTAATAPEGLAEALGADPVSVQDTGPYVGDLLVELADESTVRGLGPDFRALAAYSRRGVIATARADAPGRGYDYVSRCFFPNVGVDEDPVTGSAHTALAPYWAHRLGNVLLTGLQASARSGLVRTELRGERVLLTGHAVTVIDGELHA
- a CDS encoding CPBP family intramembrane glutamic endopeptidase, translated to MRSKDDPVADFFPREGRSRSVLRQETLLVLALSLGASAVSALVSFVGSVTKPGGLKDQAATLNSSAAPGRPWLDLAWQLFGITTALVPVALVAHLLLREGSGLRALGFDRTRPTPDLLRGACVAAVIGSTGIAFYLAARGVGFNLTVVPEDLPDVWWKYPVLILSAIQNAVVEEVIVVGYLLHRLGQLGWSPTKALAASSVLRGSYHLYQGIGGFIGNMVMGVVFVLLYRRWGRVGPLVVAHSLLDIGAFVGYGLLAGRVDWLPTA
- a CDS encoding substrate-binding and VWA domain-containing protein, whose product is MGRHNLPEEYGAEPTPPHPGARRRYVAIAAALVLSITAAGVVSYQSGWLSSSSCTDEAVRLDVVAAPDVAPALREAADYSREQEIKSDGHCMDIHITAQDSYRTANDLHSAKKPPKYEVWVPDSQMWVQGVQGVDGTGGTGTGVVQLTPAGNVAASPLAMAARPEKAEQLGWPDKTYSWSELADSSLKKGGLRLSLPDPGRSATGLFAMSRLAMSEGKPGGKPDKQREARGATFAKYLRDHVADPATEVLDTLAGPEDDGKRATEALIVSEQAAFRHNAKAKSDGDVNLFHPEDGSPQLDYPYTLVDEPSMTTDESRAALRFMTLLGEEEGRRILREQGFRTSVGGSATTVATAAGSRSPQPYDDEDATQPSPGDLQESLGMWTITVKSVRLTSLADVSSSMAQIVPEKGLPRLTLTKNSFLEGLKTFTDHDEIGLWKFGADLDGDRDFKKIVPTRALGEGSHRDDMEKALEGLTPSASDTTGLYDAVLAAYQQASSTYVEGKFNAVVIVTDGSNDTGPLTRSALLRKLRDLSDPKKPLPVITVALGPEADKDDAEQIASATGGTSEQVSDPTVIQSVILKAIMTSGFRSQR